One region of Jatrophihabitans cynanchi genomic DNA includes:
- a CDS encoding potassium/proton antiporter, translating into MTLHQLYLALLAGGLVVLVSIVATRVAVSVGLPSLLLYLALGIVLGEDVLGIDFDNAQVAQNLGSAALAVILVEGGLTTRWSDIRELLAPAGLLGSLGVGVSTVVTAAGAHFLLGLPWQTALLLGAIVSSTDAAAVFAVLRVLPLPRRVSGLLEAESGFNDAPTVILVIVFSQTPFHVSAGSLVGTLAYELAAGAAIGLLVGWLGGLALPRLALPGSGLYPLATFALAVVAFAAAGAAHASGFLAAFLSALVLANVGLPHRAATRSFAEGLGWLAQIGLFVLLGLLVNPTELPREIGNALVIGLVLLVLARPLSVVLCLLPFRVPLREQVFLSWAGLRGAVPIVLATFPVVAGVPHSDRVLNVVFVLVVIYTLVQGPSLPLVARLLHLTPREATRQILVESAPLDVLDAELMTMTIPPTSGLHAVSVIELRLPDPSVITLIIRDGRSFVPSPDTRLETGDELLIVTTRKRRDLAERRLRAVNRRGPLAHWFDEFGAPD; encoded by the coding sequence GTGACTCTGCACCAGCTGTACCTCGCGCTGCTGGCGGGCGGCCTCGTGGTGCTGGTGAGCATCGTCGCGACGCGGGTGGCGGTGAGTGTCGGGCTACCCAGCCTGCTGCTGTACCTGGCTCTCGGCATCGTGCTCGGCGAGGACGTCCTGGGCATCGACTTCGATAACGCCCAGGTCGCCCAGAACCTCGGCAGTGCGGCGCTCGCGGTGATCCTGGTCGAGGGCGGCCTGACGACGCGCTGGTCGGACATCCGCGAACTGCTCGCGCCCGCGGGCCTGCTCGGCTCGCTCGGAGTGGGCGTGAGCACCGTGGTCACCGCGGCCGGCGCCCACTTCCTGCTCGGCCTGCCGTGGCAGACTGCGCTGCTGCTCGGCGCGATCGTGTCCTCGACCGACGCCGCGGCAGTGTTCGCGGTGCTGCGGGTGCTGCCGCTGCCGCGGCGGGTCTCCGGCCTGCTCGAAGCCGAGTCCGGGTTCAACGACGCGCCGACCGTGATCCTGGTGATCGTCTTCAGCCAGACACCGTTCCACGTCAGCGCGGGTTCGCTGGTCGGCACGCTGGCCTACGAGCTCGCCGCGGGCGCCGCGATCGGGCTGCTCGTCGGCTGGCTGGGCGGCCTCGCGCTGCCGCGGCTGGCGCTGCCGGGCTCGGGCCTCTACCCGCTCGCGACCTTCGCCCTCGCGGTCGTCGCGTTCGCTGCGGCCGGGGCCGCGCACGCGAGCGGGTTCCTGGCCGCGTTCCTGTCCGCACTGGTGCTCGCGAACGTCGGCCTACCGCACCGGGCCGCCACCCGATCCTTCGCCGAGGGGCTGGGTTGGCTCGCGCAGATCGGACTGTTCGTGCTGCTCGGCCTGCTGGTCAACCCGACCGAACTGCCCCGCGAGATCGGCAACGCGCTCGTGATCGGCCTGGTGCTGCTCGTCCTCGCCCGTCCGCTCTCGGTCGTGTTGTGCCTGCTGCCGTTCCGGGTGCCGTTGCGCGAGCAGGTGTTCCTGTCCTGGGCGGGACTGCGCGGTGCCGTGCCCATCGTGCTCGCGACCTTCCCCGTCGTGGCCGGTGTGCCGCACAGCGACCGGGTTCTCAACGTCGTCTTCGTGCTCGTCGTGATCTACACCCTGGTGCAGGGTCCGAGCCTGCCTCTGGTGGCCCGCTTGCTGCATCTCACCCCACGCGAGGCGACCCGGCAGATCCTGGTGGAGTCGGCGCCGCTGGACGTGCTGGACGCCGAGCTGATGACGATGACCATTCCGCCGACGTCCGGCCTGCACGCTGTCTCGGTGATCGAGTTGCGGCTGCCGGACCCGAGCGTGATCACGCTGATCATCCGCGACGGGCGCAGCTTCGTGCCGTCCCCGGACACCCGGCTCGAGACAGGGGACGAGTTGCTGATCGTCACCACGCGCAAGCGCCGCGACCTTGCCGAGCGCCGGCTGCGGGCGGTGAACCGGCGCGGGCCGCTGGCGCACTGGTTCGACGAGTTCGGCGCCCCGGACTGA
- a CDS encoding prenyltransferase — MAATPALGKRPQRGPFAWAGAFTGFYPATATDLDGFDPVARFLYAARSVILVISAQAAGIAGLLAATDRRFEWAPFVLVFLGYLVLHAISNLSNDYFGYKRGHDTEDSPRRRYTLHPVASGVFTMRFLATGLVVLGAVAAAIGIYFVALRGWGAVWLTIAGAVLLYAYDAAPRALKELGLGELAAFLVWGPLMIGGGYYVITGHWSGDAFLASVPYGLGVASILIGKHIDQRGFDTSQDQRTLPVLLGEAWARRLNLTVVVLIYLTAALGVAVGALTPFVAIVLLAGPRALRALSVMSRPTPAEPPAGYVGWPLWYHRVCLVHNRAFGWLFLLGLAVGAIWPGSLLGR, encoded by the coding sequence ATGGCAGCGACCCCCGCCCTGGGTAAGCGCCCGCAGCGCGGTCCGTTCGCGTGGGCGGGCGCGTTCACCGGCTTCTACCCGGCCACCGCCACCGACCTGGACGGCTTCGACCCGGTAGCCCGGTTCCTGTACGCCGCACGCAGCGTGATCCTGGTGATCTCGGCGCAGGCGGCCGGCATCGCGGGGCTGCTCGCCGCGACCGACCGCCGGTTCGAGTGGGCGCCGTTCGTGCTGGTGTTCCTCGGCTATCTGGTGCTGCACGCGATCAGCAACCTGTCGAACGACTACTTCGGCTACAAGCGCGGCCACGACACCGAGGACTCGCCGCGCCGGCGCTACACGCTGCACCCGGTCGCGAGCGGCGTGTTCACGATGCGCTTCCTGGCAACCGGCCTGGTGGTGCTGGGCGCCGTCGCCGCTGCGATCGGGATCTACTTCGTCGCCCTGCGCGGCTGGGGCGCGGTCTGGCTGACCATCGCGGGCGCGGTGTTGCTGTACGCGTATGACGCCGCGCCGCGCGCGCTCAAGGAACTCGGGCTGGGCGAGCTGGCCGCGTTCCTGGTGTGGGGCCCGCTGATGATCGGCGGCGGCTACTACGTGATCACCGGCCACTGGTCCGGCGACGCGTTCCTCGCCTCGGTCCCGTACGGCCTGGGCGTGGCGTCCATCCTGATCGGCAAGCACATCGACCAGCGCGGGTTCGACACCAGCCAGGACCAGCGCACCCTGCCGGTGCTGCTCGGCGAGGCCTGGGCGCGGCGGCTCAACCTCACCGTCGTCGTCCTGATCTACCTCACCGCAGCGCTCGGTGTGGCGGTCGGCGCGCTCACCCCGTTCGTCGCGATCGTGCTGCTCGCCGGCCCGAGGGCACTGCGCGCGCTGAGCGTCATGTCGCGCCCGACACCGGCGGAACCGCCGGCCGGCTACGTCGGCTGGCCGCTCTGGTACCACCGCGTGTGCCTGGTGCACAACCGCGCGTTCGGCTGGCTGTTCCTGCTCGGTCTCGCCGTCGGCGCGATCTGGCCCGGCTCGCTGCTCGGCCGCTGA
- a CDS encoding potassium channel family protein, whose amino-acid sequence MRVAIAGAGAVGRSVAQALLATGHRVLLIERDRPHFRPELVPDADWMLADACELDALRKAGIDTCDVVMAATGDDKSNLVFALLSKTEFSVPRVVARVNDPDNQWLFAQPWGVDVAVSTPTAVASAVEAAVTVGQVVRLMTLQQGQGSIIELTLAPDSPLAGSPVSAVALPSGAALLAIFRAGTVLTPEPGLALRGGDELVLAAAAGVEDAVRRLLRGD is encoded by the coding sequence ATGCGGGTGGCGATCGCCGGGGCCGGCGCCGTCGGCCGCTCGGTCGCTCAAGCGCTGCTCGCTACCGGCCACCGGGTGCTGCTGATCGAGCGGGACCGCCCGCACTTCCGGCCCGAGCTCGTCCCGGACGCCGATTGGATGCTCGCCGACGCGTGTGAGCTGGACGCGCTGCGTAAGGCCGGGATCGACACGTGCGACGTGGTCATGGCCGCGACCGGCGACGACAAGTCCAACCTCGTCTTCGCCTTGCTGTCCAAGACCGAGTTCTCCGTTCCGCGCGTCGTCGCCCGCGTGAACGACCCGGACAACCAGTGGTTGTTCGCGCAGCCGTGGGGCGTGGACGTCGCCGTGTCGACGCCCACCGCGGTGGCCAGTGCCGTCGAAGCAGCGGTGACCGTGGGCCAGGTCGTGCGGCTGATGACGTTGCAGCAGGGACAGGGCAGCATCATCGAACTGACCCTTGCGCCCGATTCACCCCTCGCGGGCTCGCCGGTGAGTGCGGTTGCGCTCCCGTCCGGTGCTGCGCTGCTGGCGATCTTCCGGGCCGGGACGGTGCTGACGCCCGAGCCGGGACTCGCCTTGCGCGGCGGGGACGAACTGGTGCTGGCCGCGGCCGCCGGCGTCGAGGACGCGGTGCGGCGCCTGCTCCGCGGCGACTGA
- a CDS encoding class I SAM-dependent DNA methyltransferase, translating to MVAVPANHFGADVAARYDESAAELFEPSLLARTVDVLAELAGKGAALELGIGTGRVALPLRARGVPVSGIDLSPDMLARLRAKPGAEQISCTVGDFAHTRVPGAFGLVYLLFNTIMNLTTQDAQVACFQNAADYLEPGGYFVIEVGVPELRRLPPGETVRPFTVTATRLGFDEYDVPTQGLVSHHYRVEDGELRTDSVPFRYVWPAELDLMARLAGMSLHARWGGWDREPFTADSRRHVSVWRTDGP from the coding sequence ATGGTGGCCGTGCCGGCGAATCATTTCGGCGCCGACGTTGCGGCGCGCTACGACGAGTCTGCGGCGGAGCTGTTCGAGCCGTCGTTGCTCGCCCGGACGGTGGACGTCCTGGCCGAGCTGGCCGGGAAGGGCGCGGCGCTCGAGTTGGGTATCGGAACCGGGCGGGTGGCGCTGCCGCTTCGTGCACGTGGCGTCCCGGTCAGCGGTATCGACCTGTCGCCGGACATGCTGGCCCGGCTGCGCGCCAAGCCGGGAGCCGAGCAGATCTCCTGCACCGTCGGCGACTTCGCGCACACGCGTGTCCCCGGGGCGTTCGGGTTGGTCTACCTGCTGTTCAACACGATCATGAACCTAACCACCCAGGACGCGCAGGTGGCGTGCTTCCAGAACGCCGCGGACTATCTCGAGCCGGGCGGCTACTTCGTGATCGAGGTCGGGGTCCCCGAGCTGCGGAGGTTGCCGCCCGGGGAGACGGTCCGGCCGTTCACGGTGACCGCGACCCGGTTGGGTTTCGACGAGTACGACGTGCCGACCCAAGGACTCGTCTCGCACCACTACCGCGTCGAGGACGGCGAGCTGCGGACGGACTCCGTGCCGTTCCGCTACGTGTGGCCGGCCGAGCTGGACCTGATGGCCAGGCTGGCCGGGATGAGCCTGCACGCGCGGTGGGGAGGCTGGGACCGCGAGCCTTTCACCGCCGACAGCCGCCGGCACGTGTCGGTCTGGCGGACCGACGGGCCGTGA
- a CDS encoding amino acid permease, translating to MNEVNLPERAGYRLKRLVLGPPLVTARLHEEKLSNKAALGVLSSDCISSSAYGSEEMLIVLLPVFGLAGFHLLMPMTAVVLGLLVLMTLSYREVVMIYTRAGGSYVVARENFGPRIAQIASVALLIDYVVTVAVQTAAGTAAITSLAPPLRPYTAEITIAAVLLLAYGNLRGIREAGRLFALPTYLFAGAAGTVIVVGVLREVLGDLPRVSYTGHERTLLIDVHSSHGALLSAGAIYVLLKAFANGGASLTGLEAISNGVSAFRDPAGKNARRTLSRMSVILGALVLGVSFLAWQTHATPYASGSPTVISQVARAAFGAAWYGQLGFVVVQVATALILFTGANTPFTGFPFLASFIAEDSFLPRQMTRRGHRLAFSNGILVLTVAALALLLGVGAHVDKLIPFYAIGVFTGFAMAGLGMARYHQRTREPRWRSKLVINLSAGAVSACVVVIFAVVKFTDGAWLVVVLFPVGWLALLRLNRRYRDESRALELASWVRPDQAEAPSYARHTVLVFVDHLDLAVLRALRYAGSLRPTSVRAVHVMLDAAAATQLQRDWIARGLGDRLPLAVVHCPDRRLVRAAVTLAMDAVISDRAEVTVLLPRRTFRPLSRRLLHDRTADRIAESVSRLPHVAATIVPFDTTLPHAAVERLEAMQLAAARDPALVRVNRAAAPVREAPGAGADGVPDGRSPIGTVAWRQRVSIEGQVELVQAGTAMGRSLEVHVFDDTGGLRLLFYGRTAIPGLVPGARVRASGRVGEFKGHLALANPRYELLAPAGP from the coding sequence GTGAACGAAGTGAACCTGCCCGAACGCGCCGGCTACCGGCTCAAGCGGCTCGTCCTCGGACCGCCGCTGGTGACCGCCCGGCTGCACGAGGAGAAGCTGTCCAACAAGGCGGCGCTCGGCGTGTTGAGCAGCGACTGCATCTCCTCCTCCGCCTACGGCTCGGAGGAGATGCTGATCGTGCTGCTGCCGGTGTTCGGGCTGGCCGGCTTTCACCTGCTGATGCCGATGACGGCAGTGGTGCTCGGGCTGCTGGTGCTGATGACGCTGTCCTACCGCGAGGTCGTCATGATCTACACGCGGGCCGGCGGCTCGTACGTGGTAGCGCGGGAGAACTTCGGTCCGCGCATCGCGCAGATCGCGTCGGTCGCGCTGCTGATCGACTACGTGGTGACCGTCGCGGTGCAGACGGCCGCCGGGACCGCGGCGATCACGTCGCTGGCGCCGCCGCTGCGGCCGTACACGGCGGAGATCACGATCGCGGCCGTGCTGCTGCTCGCCTACGGAAACCTGCGTGGCATCCGCGAGGCCGGCCGGTTGTTCGCGCTGCCCACCTACCTGTTCGCCGGCGCCGCGGGAACGGTGATCGTCGTGGGCGTGCTGCGCGAGGTTCTCGGCGATCTGCCGCGCGTCAGCTACACCGGACACGAGCGGACCCTGCTGATCGACGTGCACAGCTCGCACGGCGCGCTGCTGTCGGCGGGTGCGATCTACGTGCTGCTGAAGGCGTTCGCGAACGGCGGCGCCTCGCTGACCGGGCTCGAGGCGATCTCGAACGGGGTGAGCGCGTTCCGTGACCCGGCCGGGAAGAACGCGCGGCGCACGCTGTCGCGGATGAGCGTGATCCTGGGCGCCCTGGTCCTCGGGGTCTCGTTCCTCGCCTGGCAGACGCACGCGACGCCCTACGCGAGCGGCAGCCCGACCGTGATCAGTCAGGTGGCCCGCGCCGCGTTCGGCGCTGCCTGGTACGGCCAACTCGGCTTCGTCGTGGTGCAGGTCGCGACCGCGCTGATCCTGTTCACCGGCGCGAACACGCCGTTCACCGGTTTCCCGTTCCTCGCCAGCTTCATCGCCGAGGATTCCTTCCTGCCCCGCCAGATGACGCGACGCGGCCACCGGCTGGCCTTCAGCAACGGCATCCTGGTGCTCACCGTCGCGGCTCTGGCGTTGCTGCTCGGCGTCGGCGCGCACGTGGACAAGTTGATCCCGTTCTACGCGATCGGGGTGTTCACCGGGTTCGCGATGGCGGGCCTGGGCATGGCGCGCTATCACCAGCGCACGCGCGAGCCGCGGTGGCGCTCCAAGCTCGTGATCAACCTCAGCGCCGGCGCGGTATCGGCCTGTGTCGTGGTGATCTTCGCGGTGGTCAAGTTCACCGACGGCGCGTGGCTCGTCGTGGTGCTGTTCCCGGTCGGCTGGCTGGCGCTGCTGCGGCTGAACCGGCGCTATCGGGACGAGTCGCGTGCCCTCGAGCTGGCCAGTTGGGTGCGCCCCGACCAGGCGGAGGCGCCGAGCTACGCGCGGCACACGGTTCTCGTGTTCGTCGACCACCTCGACCTCGCGGTGCTCCGCGCGCTGCGTTATGCCGGCAGCCTGCGCCCGACGAGCGTTCGCGCGGTGCACGTGATGCTCGATGCCGCGGCTGCCACCCAGCTGCAACGCGACTGGATCGCACGCGGCCTCGGCGACCGGCTGCCGCTCGCGGTGGTGCACTGCCCGGACCGGCGCCTGGTGCGGGCCGCGGTAACGCTCGCCATGGACGCGGTGATCAGCGACCGGGCCGAGGTCACCGTGCTGTTGCCGCGCCGCACCTTCCGCCCGCTGTCGCGACGGTTGCTGCACGACCGCACCGCCGATCGCATCGCCGAGTCGGTCAGCCGGTTGCCGCATGTGGCGGCCACGATCGTGCCCTTCGACACGACCCTGCCGCACGCGGCCGTCGAACGGTTGGAGGCGATGCAGCTGGCCGCCGCTCGCGACCCCGCGCTGGTGCGGGTCAACCGGGCGGCGGCGCCTGTGCGCGAGGCGCCGGGCGCCGGCGCGGACGGTGTGCCGGATGGGCGATCGCCGATCGGGACGGTGGCGTGGCGGCAACGGGTGAGCATCGAAGGGCAGGTGGAACTGGTCCAGGCCGGTACCGCGATGGGACGTTCGCTTGAGGTGCACGTGTTCGACGACACCGGCGGATTGCGGCTGCTGTTCTACGGGCGGACCGCGATCCCCGGGCTGGTGCCCGGTGCCCGGGTCCGGGCGAGCGGACGCGTCGGCGAGTTCAAGGGCCATCTCGCGCTGGCGAACCCGCGCTACGAACTGCTCGCTCCGGCGGGGCCGTAG
- a CDS encoding LysE family translocator, with the protein MHSIPEFLLVALVVTLTPGPATALVLRVAARDGRRPAMGAVLGNSIGVLMWASLSAIGVSSLILASEIAYDVLRLFGAAVLIYLGVRSLLHRKEADAAPARGRVGWRTGLIAAAANPKLAVFFIALLPQFLAPGAAVLPSALGMGAVIVLYDVMWFGTLIWMVDRAATILRPGVRRAMERITGGVMVGLGMSLAAEAR; encoded by the coding sequence GTGCACTCGATCCCGGAGTTCCTGCTCGTCGCGCTCGTCGTCACGCTGACGCCCGGGCCGGCCACCGCACTCGTCCTGCGGGTGGCCGCGCGCGACGGCCGGCGCCCGGCCATGGGCGCGGTGCTCGGCAACAGCATCGGCGTGCTGATGTGGGCGAGCCTTTCCGCGATCGGCGTGTCCTCGCTGATCCTTGCGTCCGAGATCGCCTACGACGTGCTGCGCCTGTTCGGTGCCGCCGTGCTGATCTACCTCGGCGTCCGCTCGCTGCTGCACCGCAAGGAGGCGGACGCCGCCCCCGCGCGCGGACGCGTCGGCTGGCGCACCGGCCTGATCGCCGCCGCGGCCAACCCGAAGCTGGCCGTGTTCTTCATCGCGCTGTTGCCGCAGTTCCTCGCGCCCGGCGCGGCCGTGTTGCCGAGCGCGCTCGGGATGGGCGCGGTGATCGTGCTCTACGACGTGATGTGGTTCGGCACCTTGATCTGGATGGTCGACCGGGCTGCCACGATCCTGCGCCCAGGGGTGCGCCGCGCGATGGAGCGGATCACCGGGGGCGTCATGGTCGGACTCGGCATGAGCCTGGCCGCGGAGGCGCGCTGA
- a CDS encoding DHA2 family efflux MFS transporter permease subunit — protein sequence MTASALRPPPTPPPALSRSRRQLVLAICCASLLVAVMDVSIVNVALPSIRNDLHASVSGLQWTVDAYSLVLASLLLLSGSTADRLGRRRTFVVGLLTFGIGSLLCSLAPGIGPLIAARALQAVGGSMLTPVALAIVVNSFPDRAERARAIGVFGAMSGLALGLGPILGGALVDSLGWRSIFWINLPIVATAIVCTALFVPESRAARARRVDPVGQALVILVLGSVVFAIIESGKAGWASPAVIGLFGVAALGVLGVLGYEPRRADPLLELRLFRGVPFTAAILMALFGLCGFGAFLFVTTLYLQDIRGMSALAAGLSLLPVGVLIVLLSPLTGRLVGSRGPRLPLVVAGTALASAGALSTFIGPATPLPALLAVYLLIGIAMGTVNAPITNTAVSGMPLSMAGVAASLASTGRQTGTTLGVAIAGTIVGSALPRGGSAFTTAEHGVWWLLVGLGLGVVALGLLSTGRWAATTAARAALLFDEVESTGRRDPAA from the coding sequence ATGACCGCCTCCGCGCTGCGCCCACCGCCCACCCCGCCGCCCGCACTCAGCCGGAGCCGCCGGCAACTGGTGCTCGCGATCTGTTGCGCCAGCCTGCTCGTCGCGGTCATGGACGTCTCCATCGTCAATGTAGCGCTGCCCTCGATCCGCAACGACCTGCACGCCTCGGTGTCCGGGTTGCAGTGGACGGTCGACGCGTACAGCCTGGTGCTGGCGTCGCTGCTGCTGCTGTCCGGGTCGACCGCCGACCGGCTCGGGCGCCGACGCACCTTCGTTGTCGGCCTGCTGACCTTCGGGATCGGGTCCCTGCTGTGCAGCCTGGCCCCGGGCATCGGCCCGCTGATCGCGGCGCGGGCACTGCAGGCGGTCGGCGGCTCGATGCTGACCCCGGTGGCGCTGGCGATCGTCGTCAACTCCTTCCCCGACCGCGCCGAACGGGCCAGGGCAATCGGCGTGTTCGGCGCGATGTCCGGGCTGGCGCTCGGCCTGGGACCGATCCTCGGCGGTGCCCTGGTCGACAGCCTGGGCTGGCGCTCCATCTTCTGGATCAACCTGCCCATCGTGGCCACCGCGATCGTGTGTACCGCGCTGTTCGTCCCGGAGTCGCGGGCCGCGCGAGCGCGACGGGTGGACCCGGTCGGGCAGGCCCTGGTGATCCTCGTGCTGGGCAGCGTGGTGTTCGCGATCATCGAGTCGGGCAAGGCGGGCTGGGCCTCGCCGGCGGTTATCGGACTGTTCGGCGTCGCGGCGTTGGGCGTGCTCGGCGTTCTCGGCTACGAACCGCGCCGGGCCGACCCGCTGCTGGAGTTGCGGTTGTTCCGCGGCGTGCCGTTCACCGCGGCGATCCTGATGGCGCTGTTCGGGCTGTGCGGGTTCGGGGCGTTCCTGTTCGTGACCACCCTGTACCTGCAGGACATCCGCGGTATGTCCGCGCTGGCCGCCGGGCTGTCCCTGCTCCCCGTCGGCGTGCTGATCGTGCTGCTCTCACCACTCACCGGCAGGCTCGTCGGCTCGCGCGGCCCCCGGCTGCCACTGGTCGTCGCGGGGACGGCGCTGGCGTCCGCCGGTGCCCTGTCCACGTTCATCGGGCCGGCTACCCCGCTGCCCGCCCTGCTCGCCGTCTACCTGCTGATCGGCATCGCGATGGGAACCGTCAACGCACCGATCACGAACACAGCGGTCTCCGGGATGCCGCTGTCGATGGCCGGAGTCGCCGCCTCGTTGGCGTCCACCGGCCGGCAGACCGGCACCACGCTGGGCGTCGCGATCGCCGGGACGATCGTCGGCTCAGCGCTACCGCGCGGCGGCTCGGCGTTCACGACCGCGGAGCACGGCGTGTGGTGGCTGCTGGTGGGGCTCGGGCTCGGCGTCGTGGCTCTCGGGCTGCTGAGCACCGGGCGCTGGGCCGCAACCACCGCCGCGCGGGCGGCGCTGCTGTTCGACGAGGTCGAGAGCACCGGCCGGCGCGATCCCGCAGCCTGA
- a CDS encoding MerR family transcriptional regulator: MLEVKPKPTNPLAEAVPEAGLTIAEAARRTGVSAHTLRYYERSGLVITPVGRTEGGRRRYHREDLRWISICTKLRATGMPIKAIRRYAELVSAGEGNGAERLALMKAHRVEVLARIAELQENLKLIDHKIDVYGRRVAAGDADQLWAGA, from the coding sequence GTGCTCGAAGTCAAGCCGAAGCCCACGAACCCGCTCGCCGAGGCCGTGCCCGAAGCCGGGCTGACGATCGCCGAGGCGGCGCGCCGTACCGGGGTCAGCGCGCACACGCTGCGCTACTACGAGCGGTCCGGCCTGGTGATCACTCCGGTCGGGCGCACCGAGGGCGGCCGCCGGCGGTACCACCGCGAGGACCTGCGCTGGATCTCGATCTGCACCAAGCTGCGCGCGACCGGGATGCCGATCAAGGCGATCCGGCGCTACGCCGAGCTCGTCTCGGCCGGTGAGGGCAACGGGGCCGAGCGGCTCGCCCTCATGAAGGCCCACCGCGTGGAGGTGCTCGCCCGCATCGCCGAGTTGCAGGAGAACCTGAAGCTGATCGACCACAAGATCGACGTCTACGGCCGGCGCGTCGCTGCCGGCGACGCCGATCAACTCTGGGCCGGCGCCTAG
- a CDS encoding DUF4262 domain-containing protein, which yields MCSNPGCAGPGTEDPVVVQQWLDQSDAWFRETIRRHGWAVQAVAGDEPRRRPAFAYTVGLWGFGHPELVVFGLPQPDAHRLLNAVGELVRAGETLRPGETVHGGPDDTDLHLRLLRLPNAHQVTHTAQRLYRTDGGQVVPALQLCWADQAGRYPWEPGFEHPRWLQPLPGTFAA from the coding sequence GTGTGTAGCAATCCCGGATGCGCCGGGCCGGGCACCGAGGACCCGGTCGTCGTGCAGCAGTGGCTCGACCAGTCCGACGCCTGGTTCCGCGAGACGATCAGACGGCACGGCTGGGCGGTCCAGGCGGTAGCCGGCGACGAGCCCCGCCGCCGGCCCGCGTTCGCGTACACCGTGGGGCTCTGGGGGTTCGGCCATCCCGAACTGGTGGTGTTCGGGCTGCCGCAGCCCGACGCGCATCGGCTGCTCAACGCGGTCGGCGAGCTGGTCCGGGCGGGCGAGACGCTGCGCCCCGGTGAGACCGTGCACGGCGGCCCCGACGACACCGACCTGCACCTGCGGCTCCTCCGGCTGCCGAACGCGCACCAGGTCACCCACACCGCGCAGCGGCTGTATCGCACCGACGGCGGGCAGGTGGTCCCCGCGCTTCAGCTGTGCTGGGCCGACCAGGCCGGCCGGTACCCGTGGGAACCCGGGTTCGAGCACCCCCGCTGGTTGCAGCCGCTGCCGGGGACCTTCGCGGCATGA